A window of Populus trichocarpa isolate Nisqually-1 chromosome 17, P.trichocarpa_v4.1, whole genome shotgun sequence genomic DNA:
GACGTATGATCAAATGCCACAATACTTGAAGCCATGCTTTGCGTTTTGCTCTTTGTTTCCCAAAGATCATTCAATCGATAAGGAAACACTAATCCACATGTGGATGGCTCAAGGTTTCCTTCAATCATCTGATGGAAGTCCAATTGAGAAGATTGGCCACAGGTATTTATTGTTAAAGAATCTCGAgctaaagaaaattatatgattGATTATCTTAGTCAGTGggatttgttttgattgtttgaAAGAATGAATAAacgattttttcaattatatcaacTAATATACCATATGTATATTAAtctcccataaaaaaatatgcatttagtggggttaattaatataaacaCTCATCAAGTGAATGAGAAAATGTTGCTAtttgaacattaacaaataattatCCTACTCATCCTCAAACCATGCAATCATATCCAATCTTTTTATATGTTCATCTTTTACTGTTTTGgtgtttcatttttatttttttgacaggTATGTTAATGAACTCTTGTCAATGTCTCTCCTGGAAGATGAACATAAATATCCTGATGATGAAGCAAGACACTGCAAAATGCATGATCTTATTCATGATCTTGCACGGCTGGTTGCTGGAACAGAGTGCTCAATCATCACTGCTCATCCTAAAATCCCTAGCAAAAAAGTTAGACATGTTTCTGTTTTTGGATCTGGTTTGCCTGAAAACTCTTCATCGAAAGTCAAGGAttcaatttcagaatttttatgCAATGCAAAAAAGTTGCGAACTCTTTACTATCATCTACTAGTGGAGCAAAACAAGACAGTAATTAATCTCCTTGCAAATCTCAAGTACCTGCGCATCCTTATTCTAACTGAATCAGAATTTGATGGTTTGCCAAGTTCCATCGGTACCTTGCTGCATTTAAGATATCTTGATCTCTCTAAGAACTATCACATTAGAAGACTTCCACATTCTATATGCAAATTGCAAAATTTGCAGAAGTTGAAACTATATTCTTGCAAGCAGCTTGAGGAGTTGCCAAAAGGTACTTGGAAGATTGCTACCCTACGACATTTGGAAATAACTTCGAAGCAAGAGTTCTTGCCAAACAAAGGGATAGAGTGCTTGACTTCGCTTCGTTCATTGTCCATCCACAATTGTTATCGTCTTTCAACTCTGGTTCGAGGAATGCAGCACTTGACTGCTCttcaaaaattatgtttgattgaTTGCCCCAATCTCACTTCTTTAGAGTTCAGTTTGAATTCCCTCATTTCCCTTGAAAGTCTGGAGATTCGTAACTGCAGTGGTCTTGATTTGAGTGGACAActgaagaagaaagaggaagatAGCTTGGAAGGGCGCTGGCGCCTTCCATCATTGCTCAATATTGTAGGtcttaattacaaaaaagagcAAATTGAGGatgaggagaaaaaagaagagggcCACCAAGGCCTTCAAAAGCTTCGGTCTCTGACTTTTGTTCAGCTTCCCAAGTTGATAGAACTCCCAAACGAGCTTAAATATGCTGCTAGCAGCCTGCAATATCTTTCTATTTCCTATTGCGACAGGCTTTCTTCTCTGCCAGATTGGTTGCCACGGTGCATGGCACTGAAGAGGTTAGAGATTGAGAGGTGCCCAATTCTCCCATCTCCACCAGGAAGCCAGAATGGTAGTTATACCATCATCTCACCTTCTCAAGGTCCATTTTTTCCATGCATTATATTTGCATCCTTTTATATTGGTtcatcattaatatttatttatttgttcttaaaattttagCTTCTCTCTTTTATTGCTTCTCAATGCCTTCAttatcatgttatatttttgtaatcaaTCGAAAGTTTAGCAGATGAATTGAAGGAGCTAAtaccaaaaccaagaaacaaaGAGTAAACCTTTGAAGAAGCAAATACTATTGAGTTGTACGAGCTTACCGAAGAACGTTCGAACCTGGATGAGTTCTAGAAGAACAATTCAAAGCTGCTGCAAATATGACCAAGTTTCACCAAAAGAGATCCCTCGTGAACATTGTGTATAGTTtaactttattgtttttaaggCATGAAAATTTAGTTGTGATggcatttttctttatttttttatcactctATTCATGAATCTGGGCAAGAAACGTACcccttatttgattaattatctaTTCTTCATCCTCATTTTATCTTGTTATATGACATCCTACTCATCTTGTCCTTCGGGCAAGAAAACTTATTTTTGCTACTTCTGATACGCACTTTTCCCTCTGGTTCCTAGCTCTCTTTAAGAACTTCAAGTTTAAGAAAACATGGTGAGACTGGACAACAGCCTGATGTGAAGCTTTCCAAGGGAAAATATGAAGACAAGCATGGATTCAGATTTTTTACCCCCGTCAAAagttggaagaagaagaagaagagcataAATAGATAGAGATGAGATGTGCTATTACTTCAATGTGACTGGGCAATAGGCAGAGAGGAGACGGGGAAGCAAAAGGGTTTCCCCTGCATCTATCTCGCTCAGGTCTCCTCGAATGATCAATTATTATGAAGCAAAGAGGAAGTAGAGATCGTGTAAAATATGAAACGTAAGAATCCAACTAATCCCCAGTAATCTCAATTAACCTAACATAATTACAACTTACTATCATCTCCAAAACCttaaataaaaagggaaaacattTGAGAAGAAGCAAAAACCCACGATCTTaaactaaaaacacaaaaaccctTCAAAGATCAAACtcaaaaaatcactttaacTTGAAAGATTTGTAACTTAGAATCAGAAAGACAGCAATGAGAACTAAACTAAACAAGACTTTATTGTTTCATCCTCTCAACAGCTTTTCTAAGAGGTGACTTGCTGCGACCTTAACCTACCCTCTCTGCTATCTAATAGAAACGATGCCGAGCTAACCATAGAGCCACCGTTGCTACCTGTCCATAATCACAGAAGCTAcctacaaagataaagaaagaacaCAATAAATTAGAAACAGTTTGTAAGAACAACAAAATGGGTGGAGGATGAGGAAGATGGATATTTTAAGAGTAAATGATTTGAGTAAATATTTTTGTGCACCTTTTTCAATATTCTGTGCACATTTAATGTTTAGTTTCCTCCgatattttaacatatttcaaatctaaaaatgatagatttatATGAACTGCAGAGGGTATGTTATTAATGTTTTGTAATATTAGTATAAAAACTCCTTATAAAAGctgtatatataattaaaaaaaatgccatGCACGTCCCGCGCGTGTTGCAATAACATGTGAATGAATTGGACATCATGCGAAAATTATGCCttctaataacttaaataaGTCATCGTTACCAGAatggaattgttttaatttttacttaattatataaaaaacaaatttggatAATGTGAGATGGAAATCATAGCTTCATGGATCACAAGCTTTGAACTTTACCCACAAGATCATTTTTTATGAATCCTTTCGTTGGAGTTATAAAGGAGGTGTTTGGTTGGACGGTAtaaatgttaagaaatatatattttattttattttagtagaatattattttcactttagtttgtatataattattttgtatttagattaaaacatgctaaattaaagaaaattatagcctcttttttattcatgtttgtatttattttatattaattgaattattttaacaataattaCCGTTTCGCCAAATAAACCGCATAGTTTTTAtatctttgaattattttaatttgttgttaacaaaattaatttttttaaaaaataattattactgtaTGTTCAAACACCCGCGGAgcatataatattttcttacttttcaaTCTATAATACCCAATGCTTCAAAGTCATTTCAAGATTCAAGAAGGATAATAATTAACGAAAATCAAAGTCAAAACCTAGAGCCGACATCGCTTATATGAAGAAACTAGAGCTTGATGGAGGAGGAAAGTCCACCCCATTTTGCAGGTTaaattagaaacaaaagaagaacaaaataagaaacttTCCCAATTTTCTTCTTTGACAACTACAGATTACTACTTTCAAAGCCCTTAAATTAATtgcaaataatcaaaatttccAGAAGTAAAAAAAGCTGTCATTATCTGCAATCCTGATGAAGTCCAATGACAGTTAGCCGACTATGGAAATAAAGACAACTGACAATTTTGTTTCCTtcccaaaacataattttttattaattcctCTCCAGTTAGAAACCATCTTGCGTCTTCCTCGTAAAACTCTCTGATGTTCCCACTAACATATTCCTAACAAGAAAGTGATCAGaattgaaaattcaagaaagggacaacaaaataaacacaaaatcgCCTAATTATTGCTTCCTGCCACTCCTTTTCTTGCTTGTTCAATTCCTGTTAATTATGGCCCTCGCTGTATTTCTCCACAATTTGTCTATTTACAAGTTGGATTTGGCCTGGTAGCTTAAAGAACAAGATCCCATTTCTTCTTCACCAAGTTGTTGCCGACCTGCGAGACGGTCAACTAATACATCCAAGGCTTCCTTCATCCACCAACGCTGACAGCATTCTCTTGCTTCTTCCACACTCATCTATACATAGCACAAAGGTAACTTAATATCAGCAATTGCACCGACAGTTCCAATAATACAGATAAAAATGTTAGAAAGGTAGCATGTGCATACCCATTTTCTCTGGCGATTGTTTTTCTCTGGCCAGAAATCTAATACCTCCTTAACATGTAAAGGGAACAAGTATCCATCATAATCAGTGCCATGAGTTCTGCTCTGGAAGGTCCAGTGACCTAATTGGTGCTGCAAAAAAAGGTCAAACATCAATAAACTGCGTGATTAAATTTGGGAAAAATGAACTTAAATTGAACTGCAATCACACCATTAAAGAAGATAAGACAACTACCTCAACATTGCCTTTCACCCCGGCTTCCTCGTATGTCTCTCGAGAAGCGGCTTGTTTTATGGTTTCATCCAATTCCCAGCCTCCCTGGTAATCAATGAAGCATATTGGTTAGGTTATGTGACAGAGCAATGGTCTATACTCTACGCTCTACATTGAGTTAATCAAGTGCtaatttcattttgaaattaGTTACCTTAGGAAACAACATCCCCTTTCCTTTCTGTGAACTGATGACAAGTACTTCTAACTCATCTTCAACCTCCGAAGTATTTGAGCTCCCGTTCTTGTATCTGTATGGTATGCATCTGCAATATGTGAAACAAGAATACAGAAAATTTAGCAACCAAGAAACTTAAAAGTAATCAAATCGGGCACAAACTGGACTACTTGGAATCAAATCATCAATTGAATTATTGCTTCCATGTTTTCAGTTCCAACAAAGATGGCCAATCAATCAGAGAGCAGGACAGAAACTGTATTTTCCCTGCTCCACAAGAAGATTTAGGAAAAGATATGGACAATTATCCATGCACGTGGGCCAATCCTGTCCACCCATCATGGATAAGCCCACCATGATGGACTAGCAAGTGGCCTCAAGCGCCCGTAAGCAACCATTCATCACATTCATTAAAGATTTTGTACTAGACCAACCTCGCAAACCAGAATCAAGTTCTGCTTTTCTAACATGTCAAGAAATCATTTATGACGAATCCTGTTTTATTAAAAGACAAAGCAAAACTTAACAAAACCTCAATCAACTAATGATTATTTAGTCCATCAAATCTGCAGGcctaataagaaaaacaatcatGCCCCACTAggcaaaatcaagaaaacgCAGCTAGTTaactaatgagaaaaaaaaatcagtagaGAGAAGGATAAGGGAAAACCAACCCACCCTACAACTTGACGACGACCTTTATCATAACGCTGCAAATGCCTCCCTGTACGAGACACCAAAGAAGCTACAACATTTTCTTGAGATACCAAAGCAGtagccatttcttttctttcttagcaaaaacaattttctcAAGAAAACTTTAATGGGGTTTCTTGAAACAAGAAACTGGTTCTTTCTATTACAAGAAACTAACTAACAAGCTAGCTAGATAGCTAGAGAAGGCAGGAAATATTAGGTAGATGGTGCAAAATCTGTGATGATATGGGAACTGACAGATCCTCTAAGGTATCTATTTCTATTAGTA
This region includes:
- the LOC18106626 gene encoding putative disease resistance protein RGA1 produces the protein MAEAVISNIVGTITKELAPLIQQQIELACGVEEQLEKLKNTLSTINSVLHAAEEEHDKNEEVRDWLGKLKEAVYDADDVIDEYQTDNVQRQVLVYRSLIKKVCNFCSLSNPILFRFQLGQKLKKIRENMDEIAEDRSKFHFTVQSGRDGKAVPLKREQTGSVVSSEVIGREVDKEAIIKLLLSSNEKENVTIIPIVGMGGLGKTTLAQLVFNDDRVASHFGYRKIWMCVSDDFHVRQISQRIAEKLDHRKYGHLDFDLLQIILKQQMSTSKYLLVLDDVWNEDRVKWFRLKDLLMNGARGSKVLVTTRGRMIASMMATDTRYVYNLSGLPYDKCLDLFLSWTFDRIQDRPQNLVAIGKDIVRKCGGLPLAARTLGCFLYRKGEDEWLLVKNSEIWELAQKEDDVLPVLRLTYDQMPQYLKPCFAFCSLFPKDHSIDKETLIHMWMAQGFLQSSDGSPIEKIGHRYVNELLSMSLLEDEHKYPDDEARHCKMHDLIHDLARLVAGTECSIITAHPKIPSKKVRHVSVFGSGLPENSSSKVKDSISEFLCNAKKLRTLYYHLLVEQNKTVINLLANLKYLRILILTESEFDGLPSSIGTLLHLRYLDLSKNYHIRRLPHSICKLQNLQKLKLYSCKQLEELPKGTWKIATLRHLEITSKQEFLPNKGIECLTSLRSLSIHNCYRLSTLVRGMQHLTALQKLCLIDCPNLTSLEFSLNSLISLESLEIRNCSGLDLSGQLKKKEEDSLEGRWRLPSLLNIVGLNYKKEQIEDEEKKEEGHQGLQKLRSLTFVQLPKLIELPNELKYAASSLQYLSISYCDRLSSLPDWLPRCMALKRLEIERCPILPSPPGSQNGSYTIISPSQDELKELIPKPRNKE
- the LOC18106625 gene encoding nudix hydrolase 18, mitochondrial, producing MATALVSQENVVASLVSRTGRHLQRYDKGRRQVVGCIPYRYKNGSSNTSEVEDELEVLVISSQKGKGMLFPKGGWELDETIKQAASRETYEEAGVKGNVEHQLGHWTFQSRTHGTDYDGYLFPLHVKEVLDFWPEKNNRQRKWMSVEEARECCQRWWMKEALDVLVDRLAGRQQLGEEEMGSCSLSYQAKSNL